A stretch of the Larimichthys crocea isolate SSNF chromosome IX, L_crocea_2.0, whole genome shotgun sequence genome encodes the following:
- the nxnl2 gene encoding nucleoredoxin-like protein 2: MVEVFTGRTLLNKDGDFVDPEEALRNKVVGIYFSAGWCPPCRDFTPILCDFYTELVEETEPPAQFEIVFISSDKTSDDMVEYYHDMHGDWLALPWTDDYKHELKQRYKITAVPKLVIVKENGDVITDKGRKQIRDRGLACFRSWLDAAEIFQNFKG; encoded by the exons ATGGTGGAGGTGTTCACCGGGCGCACGCTGCTCAATAAAGACGGGGACTTCGTGGATCCCGAGGAGGCGCTGAGGAACAAAGTGGTGGGGATTTACTTTTCTGCAGGATGGTGTCCGCCCTGTCGAGACTTCACGCCGATCCTGTGTGATTTCTACAcggagctggtggaggagacTGAACCTCCGGCTCAGTTTGAGATAGTTTTCATCTCCTCTGACAAGACGTCCGATGATATGGTTGAATATTATCATGACATGCACGGAGACTGGCTGGCTCTGCCCTGGACGGATGATTACAAACA tgaaCTGAAGCAACGCTACAAAATCACAGCGGTGCCCAAACTGGTGATCGTGAAGGAGAACGGCGACGTGATCACAGACAAGGGCAGGAAACAGATCAGAGATCGAGGCCTGGCCTGCTTCAGGTCCTGGTTGGACGCTGCAGAGATCTTTCAGAACTTTAAGGGTTAA